One stretch of Microbacterium terrae DNA includes these proteins:
- a CDS encoding bifunctional rhamnulose-1-phosphate aldolase/short-chain dehydrogenase, producing the protein MTNPAVSDLISRSNRLGADPKNTNYAGGNTSAKGTETDPVTGQPVELLWVKGSGGDLGTLKPEGLAVLRLDRMRALVDVYPGLEREDEMVAAFDYCLHGKGGAAPSIDTAMHGLVDANHVDHLHPDAGIAIATAADGEELTAKIFGDKVVWVPWRRPGFQLGLDIAEIKAQNPQAIGCILGGHGITAWGDTSEASEANSLWIIETAAAYIEANGTADPFGAERAGYAALPEAERRAKAAALAATIRGIASTDKPMVGHFTDAAVVTDFLASANAPTLAALGTSCPDHFLRTKVKPMLLDLPADASIEDSIARLKELHTEYRADYQAYYDAHADENSPAIRGADPLIVLVPGVGMFSYGANKQTARVAGEFYVNAINVMRGAESLSTYAPISDAEKFRIEYWALEEAKLQRMPKPKTHQGRIAFVTGAASGIGKAIATRLAAEGACVVIADLDLEKAQAAAAELGNTDVAIGVAANVADADAIQAALDAAVLAFGGVDLVVNNAGLSLSKPLLETTEKDWNLQHDVMAKGSFLVSKAAAKILIEQQLGGDVIYISSKNSVFAGPNNIAYSATKADQAHQVRLLAVELGEHGIRVNGINPDGVVRGSGIFAAGWGANRAATYGVKEEDLGQYYANRTILKREVVPENVADAVFVLTGPELTRTTGLHIPVDSGVAAAFLR; encoded by the coding sequence ATGACGAACCCCGCCGTCTCCGACCTGATCTCGCGGTCGAACCGCCTGGGCGCCGACCCGAAGAACACCAACTACGCCGGTGGCAACACGTCTGCCAAGGGCACCGAGACCGACCCGGTCACCGGGCAGCCCGTCGAGCTGCTGTGGGTGAAGGGCTCGGGCGGCGACCTCGGCACGCTCAAGCCCGAGGGTCTCGCCGTGCTGCGCCTCGACCGCATGCGCGCACTCGTCGACGTGTACCCGGGCCTCGAGCGCGAAGACGAGATGGTCGCCGCGTTCGACTACTGCCTGCACGGCAAGGGCGGCGCGGCCCCCTCGATCGACACCGCCATGCACGGCCTCGTCGACGCGAACCACGTCGATCACCTGCACCCCGACGCGGGCATCGCGATCGCGACGGCCGCCGACGGCGAGGAGCTCACCGCGAAGATCTTCGGCGACAAGGTCGTGTGGGTGCCGTGGCGCCGCCCCGGCTTCCAGCTCGGCCTCGACATCGCCGAGATCAAGGCGCAGAATCCGCAGGCCATCGGCTGCATCCTCGGCGGTCACGGCATCACCGCGTGGGGCGACACCTCGGAGGCATCCGAGGCCAACAGCCTCTGGATCATCGAGACCGCTGCCGCCTACATCGAGGCGAACGGCACGGCCGACCCGTTCGGCGCGGAGCGCGCCGGCTACGCCGCACTCCCCGAGGCGGAGCGTCGCGCCAAGGCCGCCGCGCTGGCCGCCACGATCCGCGGCATCGCATCGACCGACAAGCCCATGGTCGGCCACTTCACCGACGCCGCGGTCGTCACCGACTTCCTCGCGTCCGCGAACGCCCCCACCCTCGCCGCACTCGGCACCAGCTGCCCCGACCACTTCCTGCGCACCAAGGTCAAGCCGATGCTGCTCGACCTGCCCGCAGACGCGTCGATCGAGGACTCGATCGCACGCCTGAAGGAGCTGCACACCGAGTACCGCGCCGACTACCAGGCCTACTACGACGCCCACGCCGACGAGAACAGCCCCGCGATCCGCGGCGCCGACCCGCTCATCGTGCTCGTCCCCGGTGTGGGCATGTTCTCGTACGGTGCGAACAAGCAGACCGCCCGCGTCGCCGGCGAGTTCTACGTGAACGCGATCAACGTGATGCGCGGCGCCGAGTCGCTCTCGACCTACGCCCCCATCTCCGACGCCGAGAAGTTCCGCATCGAGTACTGGGCGCTCGAAGAGGCGAAGCTGCAGCGCATGCCGAAGCCCAAGACCCACCAGGGCCGCATCGCGTTCGTGACCGGCGCCGCATCGGGTATCGGCAAGGCCATCGCCACCCGCCTCGCCGCCGAGGGCGCGTGTGTCGTCATCGCCGACCTCGACCTCGAGAAGGCTCAGGCCGCAGCCGCCGAGCTCGGGAACACGGATGTCGCCATCGGCGTCGCCGCGAACGTCGCCGACGCCGACGCCATCCAGGCCGCCCTCGACGCCGCGGTGCTCGCGTTCGGCGGCGTCGACCTGGTGGTCAACAACGCCGGGCTCTCGCTCTCCAAGCCGCTCCTCGAGACCACCGAGAAGGACTGGAACCTGCAGCACGACGTCATGGCGAAGGGCTCGTTCCTCGTCTCGAAGGCCGCGGCGAAGATCCTCATCGAGCAGCAGCTCGGCGGCGACGTGATCTACATCTCGTCGAAGAACTCCGTCTTCGCCGGCCCGAACAACATCGCGTACTCCGCGACGAAGGCCGACCAGGCCCACCAGGTGCGCCTCCTCGCCGTCGAGCTCGGCGAGCACGGCATCCGCGTCAACGGCATCAACCCCGACGGCGTCGTGCGTGGCTCGGGCATCTTCGCCGCCGGCTGGGGCGCCAACCGCGCCGCCACCTACGGCGTCAAGGAAGAGGACCTCGGCCAGTACTACGCCAACCGCACCATCCTCAAGCGCGAGGTCGTGCCCGAGAACGTCGCCGACGCGGTCTTCGTGCTGACGGGGCCCGAGCTCACCCGCACCACCGGCCTGCACATCCCCGTCGACTCCGGCGTGGCCGCGGCGTTCCTGCGATGA